A genome region from Fervidicoccaceae archaeon includes the following:
- a CDS encoding ribbon-helix-helix domain-containing protein, giving the protein MSSRYVRVQALIPREWYPKMRKLMEKRGYTSVSEYIRDLVRRSIEVEGDG; this is encoded by the coding sequence GTCCGTGTTCAAGCCCTCATTCCTAGGGAGTGGTACCCTAAGATGAGAAAGCTAATGGAGAAGAGGGGCTATACATCTGTAAGCGAGTACATCAGGGACTTGGTTAGGAGGAGCATTGAGGTTGAGGGAGATGGTTAG